A single region of the Oleispira antarctica RB-8 genome encodes:
- the dsbC gene encoding Thiol:disulfide interchange protein DsbC, with translation MRILATLLAVFAVATTSYAAEVPQPAVDAAEQNKQLSLRVEAQISQSFGQPVKVKEVMSLANKQIIEAVLADGSLVHLTPDLTHMVYRGELYELLPLKPNNITKNRNNIKREGLMAALDDKDLVIFKAKGEEKTVINVFTDIDCGYCRKLHNEVARLNDLGITVRYLAYPRAGVTDRRTGQLTSSFKKIKSVWCDENRAEAMTAAKKNRTIKDNLDCDAPIAEHIALGYEVGVSGTPAIVLQDGRFIGGYMAADELAKTIGLN, from the coding sequence ATGAGAATATTAGCGACCCTGTTGGCCGTTTTTGCGGTAGCGACAACGAGTTATGCAGCCGAAGTGCCTCAGCCTGCTGTTGATGCCGCTGAGCAGAACAAACAATTAAGTCTAAGAGTAGAAGCCCAGATTTCTCAATCATTTGGCCAGCCGGTTAAAGTCAAAGAAGTGATGAGTTTGGCGAATAAGCAAATTATTGAAGCGGTATTAGCGGATGGATCCCTCGTTCACTTGACCCCTGATCTGACTCACATGGTATACCGTGGTGAGCTTTATGAATTATTACCGCTGAAGCCTAATAATATTACTAAAAATCGTAATAATATTAAGCGTGAAGGTTTAATGGCGGCATTGGACGATAAAGATTTAGTGATCTTTAAAGCCAAGGGCGAAGAAAAAACAGTCATCAACGTATTTACTGATATCGACTGTGGCTATTGCCGTAAGTTACATAACGAAGTGGCTCGCTTAAATGATTTAGGTATTACCGTACGTTACCTTGCTTATCCTCGTGCTGGCGTAACTGATCGTCGTACAGGCCAACTAACGAGTTCGTTCAAAAAAATTAAATCCGTATGGTGTGACGAGAATCGTGCTGAAGCAATGACCGCGGCTAAGAAGAATCGTACGATCAAAGACAATCTAGATTGTGATGCGCCTATTGCTGAGCACATCGCTCTTGGTTATGAAGTAGGTGTCAGTGGAACGCCTGCGATTGTTTTGCAAGATGGTCGCTTCATTGGTGGTTACATGGCTGCTGATGAGTTAGCAAAGACAATTGGTTTGAATTAA
- the rplS gene encoding 50S ribosomal protein L19, protein MSNRNVIIQQIEVEQLKKDVPDFGPGDTLVVQVKVIEGTRERLQAFEGVVIGKRNRGVNSAFTVRKISHGVGVERSFQTHSRLIDSIEVKRRGDVRQAKLYYLRERSGKSARIKEKLGKKA, encoded by the coding sequence ATGAGCAATAGAAACGTAATCATTCAGCAAATTGAAGTAGAACAGCTTAAGAAAGATGTGCCAGATTTTGGCCCAGGTGATACTTTAGTCGTTCAAGTTAAAGTTATTGAAGGCACTCGTGAGCGTCTACAGGCGTTCGAAGGTGTTGTAATTGGTAAGCGTAACCGCGGTGTTAACTCTGCGTTTACAGTACGTAAAATTTCCCATGGTGTGGGCGTTGAGCGTAGCTTCCAAACTCACAGCCGTTTAATCGATTCTATCGAAGTTAAACGTCGCGGTGATGTACGTCAGGCTAAACTTTACTACCTACGCGAGCGTAGCGGTAAGTCTGCACGTATTAAAGAGAAGTTGGGTAAAAAAGCATAA
- the trmD gene encoding tRNA (guanine-N(1)-)-methyltransferase translates to MWFGVITLFPEMIQPMTQLGVIGRSVRQGLLSLSIWNPRDFTHDKHQTVDDRPYGGGPGMLMKIQPLRDAINAAKEAAGVVEGDDVKVIYMSPQGRKLDQAGVVELAQHDKLILVAGRYEGIDERLIEAEIDEEWSIGDFVLSGGELPAMTLLDAVSRQVAGVLGHELSAVQDSFADGLLDCPHYTRPEEFEGQEVPSVLLSGNHKLIQQWRLKQSLGRTWQRRPDLLDKLDLNNEQVSLLEDFKRESEDSHDY, encoded by the coding sequence ATGTGGTTTGGAGTGATAACACTGTTTCCTGAAATGATTCAACCTATGACCCAATTGGGTGTGATAGGTCGATCAGTGAGACAAGGTTTATTGAGTTTAAGTATCTGGAACCCTAGAGACTTTACTCATGATAAGCACCAAACAGTGGATGATCGTCCATACGGTGGTGGCCCAGGCATGTTGATGAAAATTCAACCGTTACGGGACGCGATCAATGCCGCTAAAGAAGCAGCCGGTGTTGTTGAGGGAGATGATGTGAAAGTTATTTACATGTCACCTCAGGGACGCAAGCTGGATCAAGCAGGAGTCGTTGAATTGGCTCAGCATGACAAACTTATTTTAGTCGCAGGACGATACGAAGGCATCGATGAACGTTTAATCGAGGCCGAAATTGACGAAGAGTGGTCTATCGGCGATTTCGTACTCAGTGGTGGTGAATTACCCGCCATGACGTTATTAGATGCAGTAAGTAGACAAGTAGCGGGAGTTTTGGGGCACGAATTATCGGCCGTACAAGATTCCTTTGCGGATGGTTTACTCGACTGCCCACATTATACTCGCCCGGAAGAATTTGAAGGGCAAGAAGTACCCAGCGTTTTGTTGAGTGGCAATCATAAGCTGATTCAACAATGGCGCCTGAAACAGTCCTTAGGACGTACTTGGCAACGACGACCAGACCTATTAGACAAGCTAGACTTAAACAACGAACAAGTTTCGTTATTAGAAGATTTTAAGCGTGAGTCAGAAGATTCTCACGATTATTAG
- the rimM gene encoding 16S rRNA-processing protein RimM gives MASQQSKLISDSDVTIVGKVTTAFGIKGWVKVHSFTDPMKGILDYKNWYLKVKGQWQSYKVIEAKPQGKGIVAKFDGIDDRDLALALSQVEISVLSSDLPQLAEDEFYWSQLVGLIVVNKNGELLGKIDHLFNSGAPHDVMSVKGYEGSLDQQERLIPYVDAVIGKIDLDAGEMQVDWEADF, from the coding sequence ATGGCATCACAGCAATCAAAACTGATTAGCGATTCTGACGTAACAATTGTCGGGAAGGTGACGACCGCATTTGGTATTAAGGGTTGGGTAAAAGTGCATTCTTTTACCGATCCTATGAAAGGCATTCTTGATTATAAAAACTGGTACCTGAAGGTTAAAGGTCAGTGGCAGTCTTATAAAGTGATAGAGGCCAAACCCCAAGGTAAAGGCATAGTTGCAAAGTTTGACGGTATAGACGACCGTGATTTGGCCTTGGCATTAAGCCAAGTAGAGATCTCAGTCCTATCCTCTGACTTGCCACAACTAGCAGAAGACGAATTTTATTGGTCTCAGCTTGTTGGTTTGATCGTCGTTAATAAAAACGGCGAGTTGTTAGGTAAAATCGATCATTTATTCAACTCTGGCGCGCCTCACGATGTGATGAGTGTGAAGGGATATGAAGGCAGTCTTGACCAGCAAGAACGCTTGATTCCTTATGTTGATGCAGTGATTGGCAAGATTGACCTGGATGCTGGTGAAATGCAGGTTGATTGGGAAGCAGACTTTTAA
- the rpsP gene encoding 30S ribosomal protein S16 encodes MVVIRLSRSGSKKRPFYHLSVADERNPRDGRFIERVGFFNPVARGSEEALRVDAERVEYWMSKGAQPSARVAKLLKDNAKAQA; translated from the coding sequence ATGGTAGTTATCCGTTTAAGCCGTAGCGGCTCAAAAAAACGTCCTTTTTATCACCTTTCTGTTGCAGACGAACGTAACCCACGTGACGGTCGATTTATCGAGCGTGTAGGTTTCTTCAACCCTGTAGCCAGAGGTTCTGAAGAAGCTTTGCGTGTTGACGCTGAACGCGTTGAATACTGGATGAGCAAAGGCGCACAGCCTTCTGCCCGTGTTGCTAAGTTATTAAAAGATAACGCTAAAGCACAAGCGTAA
- a CDS encoding Bile acid:sodium symporter, protein MFQTLTQVALPIAIILIMTGVGLSLVPTDFKRVFQQPKAFLVGATCQMLLLPLIAIAVIALTGLEGELAIGLFILSLCPGGATSNLYSYLAKADVSLSVSLTSVIGFITPFTIPLLAAWAINFYGIEGEQFELPIISTWIKLMAVTVIPVLIGMGIRAKWSNLAKRSETYVSGFSMAVLAFIIISICINLGEKLIDFAIATGPAVIILNLTTMTLGYFAGRFLLHQEAQSRTITIEVGLQNGTLALLITSGILESSAMSIAPSIYSVFMFMTASLFTYCVLRKDNLVKKS, encoded by the coding sequence ATGTTTCAAACCCTTACTCAAGTAGCTCTGCCCATAGCGATTATCCTGATCATGACAGGGGTTGGCTTAAGCTTGGTCCCCACCGATTTTAAGCGTGTATTTCAACAGCCCAAAGCATTCTTAGTCGGCGCTACCTGCCAAATGCTACTTTTGCCATTAATCGCCATTGCGGTTATTGCATTAACAGGACTAGAAGGCGAGCTCGCGATTGGCTTATTCATACTTTCATTATGTCCAGGTGGGGCAACCTCAAACCTCTATAGCTACCTAGCCAAAGCGGATGTCAGCTTATCGGTATCATTAACCTCTGTGATTGGCTTCATCACCCCTTTTACTATTCCTTTATTAGCCGCTTGGGCCATTAATTTTTATGGCATTGAAGGTGAGCAATTTGAGCTGCCCATTATTAGCACTTGGATTAAGTTAATGGCAGTGACTGTTATTCCCGTATTAATAGGTATGGGCATTCGCGCCAAATGGTCAAACTTAGCCAAACGCTCTGAAACTTACGTTAGCGGGTTCTCTATGGCGGTACTGGCTTTTATCATCATTAGCATTTGTATTAATTTAGGTGAGAAGCTGATCGACTTTGCCATCGCAACAGGCCCAGCGGTTATTATTTTAAACCTAACGACCATGACTCTCGGCTACTTTGCTGGCCGCTTCTTACTTCACCAAGAAGCTCAATCTCGAACAATAACGATTGAAGTAGGCCTGCAAAACGGAACGCTCGCCTTGCTAATTACTTCAGGTATATTAGAAAGTAGCGCTATGTCGATAGCCCCCAGTATCTATAGCGTATTTATGTTTATGACTGCGTCTTTATTCACCTACTGTGTCTTGCGAAAAGATAACTTAGTAAAAAAAAGCTAA
- a CDS encoding Poly-beta-hydroxyalkanoate depolymerase encodes MLYKLNAQYMKMVSPWHDVANITRQLMSHPINPFADHFYFRTASASIELFERLTTDYEEPEWGLNSTTINNKKVPISQNVVFHKPYCNLLHFKRDKPQPQQTKVLLIAPMSGHFATLLRSTVKEFLPDHETYITDWRNARDVPLSAGSFSFDDYVTYLIEFITFLGPDTHVIAVCQPCVPAMVALSVMHQENDNNIPKSLTLMGGPVDARISPTDVNDYAGGKDLEWFDKNVICTVPANFSGQGQKVYPGFIQLSAFLSMNMDNHVNKHVKFFNDLVAGDGDSAEDHRLFYNEYLAVMDMPADYYLDTIRKVFLEHQLPKGTIEYRGKKIDLGSVTKTALLTIEGENDDITGCGQTSVALDLCSNLATNKKKHYEQPGVGHYGIFNGRKYREIIAPMIKDFIKEHSKKLRGSKKD; translated from the coding sequence ATGCTGTATAAATTAAACGCGCAATATATGAAGATGGTTAGCCCTTGGCATGACGTGGCGAATATCACCCGACAATTAATGTCTCATCCTATCAACCCCTTTGCTGATCACTTTTATTTTCGTACCGCCTCGGCTTCAATTGAATTATTTGAACGCTTAACCACCGATTACGAAGAACCAGAATGGGGCTTAAACAGCACTACGATTAATAATAAAAAAGTACCTATTAGTCAGAATGTCGTATTCCATAAACCTTACTGCAATCTTTTGCACTTTAAGCGCGATAAGCCTCAACCACAGCAAACCAAGGTACTACTAATCGCGCCAATGTCAGGTCACTTTGCAACTTTACTGCGCTCGACCGTAAAAGAATTTTTACCTGACCATGAAACCTACATTACCGATTGGCGCAATGCTCGTGATGTTCCACTCAGTGCTGGAAGCTTTAGTTTTGATGATTACGTGACGTACTTAATTGAGTTCATTACGTTCTTAGGTCCTGATACTCATGTAATTGCAGTTTGCCAGCCTTGCGTTCCTGCGATGGTTGCACTTTCAGTTATGCATCAAGAAAACGATAACAATATACCTAAATCTCTCACCCTTATGGGCGGTCCAGTTGATGCGCGCATTAGCCCTACCGACGTCAATGATTACGCTGGCGGTAAAGATTTAGAATGGTTTGATAAAAATGTTATTTGTACCGTACCTGCTAATTTTTCAGGACAAGGACAAAAGGTTTACCCAGGTTTCATTCAACTCTCTGCCTTTCTCAGCATGAACATGGACAATCATGTTAATAAACACGTTAAGTTTTTTAATGACCTAGTTGCAGGTGATGGTGATAGTGCTGAAGATCATAGATTGTTTTATAACGAATACCTTGCCGTTATGGATATGCCCGCGGATTATTACCTAGACACCATTCGAAAAGTTTTTCTTGAGCATCAATTACCAAAAGGCACTATAGAATACCGTGGTAAAAAAATTGACTTAGGCTCGGTAACGAAAACGGCACTATTGACCATCGAAGGAGAAAATGATGACATTACCGGTTGTGGTCAAACATCCGTCGCGCTGGACCTATGCAGTAATCTAGCGACGAATAAAAAGAAACACTATGAACAACCTGGAGTGGGTCATTACGGTATTTTCAATGGCCGAAAATATCGCGAGATTATTGCACCTATGATTAAAGACTTCATCAAGGAGCACTCTAAAAAATTAAGGGGAAGTAAAAAAGATTAG
- a CDS encoding Medium-chain-fatty-acid--CoA ligase, which produces MNSEKPQASGQMMAHPLLISDLIEYAACHHGQQKIISNRLEGDLHSYSYRDALVRCKKLANALLALGVEEGDRIGTLAWNGYRHFECYYGISGIGAICHTINPRLYSEQIEYIIQHAEDSYLLVDACFIPLLEPIADRLASVKGIIVLIDADQMPTSSLNNLINYEALLAKQDDQLVWPDLDADSAACLCYTSGTTGHPKGVLYSHRSTVMHAFASRNPDALNISSDSVVMPVVPMYHVCAWGVPYIAPMSGATLVLPGQGMAGKDLYRLIDYAKVDLMLGVPTVWLGLIEYLKEHQLTIPSVKTVGVGGAASPRVLVEALDKDYGIYLLPIWGMTETSPLATLGAKRKSMADMTDDQRYHVQTSAGKPMLGIDIEIFDEETNLPLKHDGQARGLLRVRGPWVLSSYYKADKSDSFIEDQQGRIWFDTGDIATIDEDSYLRIVDRAKDVVKSGGEWISSIDLENAAQGCKGVTEACVIGVKHLKWDERPLLFIVAQDGNLKKETIYDFLADKVAKWWLPDDIIFVDQLPHTATGKLQKRTLRDEYWHYLMD; this is translated from the coding sequence ATGAACTCAGAAAAGCCTCAAGCTTCAGGCCAGATGATGGCGCATCCGTTATTGATCTCCGATCTAATAGAGTATGCCGCTTGTCATCATGGGCAGCAAAAAATAATTAGCAATCGTTTAGAGGGTGATTTGCACAGTTACTCTTACCGCGACGCCTTGGTTCGATGTAAGAAGCTCGCCAATGCGTTATTAGCTTTGGGGGTTGAAGAAGGCGATCGAATTGGTACTTTGGCGTGGAATGGATACCGCCACTTTGAGTGTTACTACGGCATATCTGGAATCGGTGCGATTTGTCATACCATTAATCCTCGTCTGTATAGCGAACAAATTGAATATATTATTCAGCATGCTGAAGATAGCTATCTTTTGGTCGATGCGTGTTTCATTCCTTTATTAGAACCCATTGCTGATCGATTAGCCTCGGTTAAAGGCATTATTGTATTAATTGATGCCGACCAAATGCCGACGAGTTCATTAAATAATCTTATTAATTATGAAGCGTTACTTGCGAAGCAAGATGATCAGCTAGTATGGCCAGATCTAGATGCTGATAGCGCAGCGTGTCTTTGCTATACCTCTGGAACAACGGGTCATCCTAAAGGGGTTTTGTATTCTCATCGCTCAACCGTCATGCATGCTTTTGCAAGTCGAAACCCGGATGCACTGAATATATCTTCCGATAGTGTCGTTATGCCAGTTGTTCCTATGTATCACGTTTGTGCGTGGGGTGTGCCTTATATTGCACCTATGTCAGGTGCTACCTTGGTATTGCCTGGACAGGGCATGGCAGGGAAAGATCTGTATCGTTTAATTGATTACGCCAAAGTAGATTTAATGCTTGGGGTGCCAACCGTTTGGTTGGGCTTGATTGAGTATTTAAAAGAGCATCAGTTGACGATTCCTTCGGTAAAAACGGTGGGTGTTGGTGGGGCTGCTTCTCCTCGAGTATTGGTGGAAGCGCTTGATAAAGATTACGGCATTTATTTATTACCCATTTGGGGCATGACAGAAACCAGTCCGTTGGCGACGCTTGGGGCAAAGAGAAAGTCGATGGCAGATATGACGGATGATCAACGCTATCATGTTCAGACATCGGCAGGTAAGCCCATGCTAGGCATCGACATAGAAATATTTGATGAAGAGACAAATCTGCCTTTAAAGCATGACGGTCAAGCTCGTGGATTGCTAAGAGTTCGCGGACCCTGGGTTTTAAGTAGCTATTACAAGGCAGATAAGTCCGATTCTTTTATTGAAGATCAGCAAGGAAGAATTTGGTTTGATACTGGAGATATTGCGACCATTGATGAAGATAGCTATTTAAGGATTGTTGATCGCGCGAAAGATGTGGTGAAATCTGGTGGAGAGTGGATCAGTTCTATTGATTTAGAAAATGCGGCGCAAGGTTGCAAGGGTGTTACAGAAGCCTGTGTTATTGGTGTTAAGCATTTAAAGTGGGATGAAAGGCCGCTGCTATTTATTGTGGCGCAAGATGGAAATTTAAAAAAAGAAACGATCTATGATTTCTTGGCTGATAAAGTCGCGAAATGGTGGCTGCCTGACGATATTATTTTTGTAGATCAGCTTCCTCATACTGCGACTGGGAAATTACAAAAGCGGACGTTAAGAGATGAGTACTGGCACTATTTAATGGATTAA
- a CDS encoding probable GCN5-related N-acetyltransferase, whose translation MNNVATKITYQVYNSNLDNNLNITATQFTNLLKNSTLAERRPIEDEECLKGMINNSNLIISAWDAENLIGISRCVTDFHYCCYLSDLAVDQKYQSQGIGKKLQVQTQNQLGPKCKLILIAAPAANSYYQKIGFSNNERCWVLNRDESITT comes from the coding sequence ATGAATAATGTTGCGACAAAAATAACTTATCAAGTCTATAACTCCAACTTAGACAATAACCTAAATATCACGGCAACCCAGTTCACTAACCTGCTAAAAAATTCTACTTTAGCTGAACGTCGCCCAATAGAAGACGAAGAATGTCTGAAGGGAATGATCAACAACAGTAATCTAATCATCAGTGCCTGGGATGCAGAAAACCTAATAGGTATTTCCCGCTGTGTAACCGATTTCCATTATTGCTGCTATCTATCCGACTTGGCGGTCGATCAAAAATATCAAAGCCAAGGCATAGGTAAGAAGCTTCAAGTACAAACCCAAAATCAGCTCGGCCCAAAATGTAAGTTGATTTTGATAGCCGCACCAGCTGCCAATAGTTATTACCAAAAAATAGGTTTCAGTAATAATGAGCGTTGCTGGGTATTGAATCGAGATGAGTCAATAACGACATGA
- the guaA gene encoding GMP synthase [glutamine-hydrolyzing], giving the protein MTDIHAQRILILDFGSQYTQLIARRVRELGVFSEIRAWDMDDQEIIDYAPNGIILAGGPESVTEENSPRAPQAVFDLGVPVLGICYGMQTMAEQLGGKVAGSNLREFGYARIKAEGNSALLKDISDHIENGDKHLDVWMSHGDKVTQMPEGFELMASTGSCPIAGMYHAEKNYYGVQFHPEVTHTLQGERLLGHFIHEICACESLWTPAKIIEDQIARVRAQVGDKKVLLGLSGGVDSSVVAALLHKAIGDQLTCVFVDNGLLRKNEGDAVMDMFADNMGVKVIRSDSADLFLGKLVGVSDPEEKRKVIGNTFIEVFDEEATKIKDVNFLAQGTIYPDVIESAASKTGKAHVIKSHHNVGGLPDDMKMELVEPLRELFKDEVRKMGLELGLPYDMVYRHPFPGPGLGVRILGEVKKEYCEILREADAIFLEELHNFDWYHKTSQAFVVFLPVKSVGVVGDGRRYEWVVSLRAVETIDFMTARWAHLPYELLEKVSNRIINEIEHISRVAYDVSSKPPATIEWE; this is encoded by the coding sequence ATGACTGACATTCACGCTCAACGTATTTTAATTTTAGACTTCGGTTCTCAATATACTCAGCTTATTGCACGTCGTGTACGTGAGCTGGGTGTCTTCTCTGAAATTCGTGCATGGGATATGGATGATCAGGAAATCATTGATTATGCACCAAACGGAATCATCCTTGCCGGTGGTCCTGAGTCGGTAACGGAAGAAAACTCTCCACGCGCTCCGCAAGCGGTATTCGATTTAGGCGTTCCGGTATTAGGTATTTGTTACGGCATGCAAACCATGGCTGAGCAATTGGGCGGCAAGGTTGCAGGTTCTAACTTACGTGAGTTTGGTTATGCTCGCATCAAAGCGGAAGGTAATTCTGCTTTATTAAAAGATATTTCTGATCATATAGAAAATGGCGATAAGCATCTTGATGTATGGATGAGTCACGGCGACAAAGTAACGCAAATGCCAGAAGGCTTTGAGTTAATGGCATCGACCGGATCTTGTCCAATTGCTGGCATGTATCACGCAGAGAAAAATTATTACGGCGTACAGTTTCACCCAGAAGTAACGCACACACTTCAAGGTGAGCGTTTATTAGGGCATTTCATTCACGAAATCTGTGCTTGTGAATCGTTATGGACGCCAGCAAAAATCATTGAAGATCAAATTGCTCGTGTACGTGCGCAAGTTGGCGATAAGAAAGTTCTATTAGGTCTTTCTGGTGGAGTTGATTCATCCGTTGTTGCTGCGTTATTGCATAAAGCGATTGGCGACCAACTAACGTGCGTATTTGTTGATAACGGCTTACTTCGTAAAAACGAAGGTGATGCCGTTATGGATATGTTTGCCGATAACATGGGCGTAAAAGTTATTCGCTCTGATTCTGCTGATTTATTCTTAGGTAAGTTGGTCGGTGTTTCTGATCCAGAAGAAAAGCGTAAAGTTATCGGTAATACCTTTATTGAAGTATTCGATGAAGAAGCGACCAAAATTAAAGACGTTAATTTCTTAGCTCAAGGTACGATTTACCCTGATGTGATCGAATCAGCGGCGTCTAAAACCGGTAAAGCTCACGTCATTAAATCTCACCATAACGTAGGTGGATTACCGGATGACATGAAGATGGAGCTAGTTGAGCCATTACGCGAATTGTTTAAAGACGAAGTACGTAAAATGGGTCTTGAATTAGGTTTACCATACGACATGGTTTACCGTCACCCATTCCCAGGACCCGGTCTTGGTGTGCGTATTCTAGGTGAAGTAAAAAAAGAATATTGCGAAATTTTGCGCGAAGCCGATGCGATTTTCTTAGAAGAATTGCACAACTTTGATTGGTACCATAAAACGTCTCAAGCCTTCGTTGTATTCCTACCGGTTAAATCGGTTGGCGTTGTTGGTGATGGCCGTCGTTACGAATGGGTTGTATCGTTACGAGCAGTAGAAACCATCGACTTTATGACAGCGCGTTGGGCACACCTACCGTATGAACTGTTAGAGAAAGTTTCTAACCGCATTATCAACGAAATTGAACACATATCTCGTGTTGCTTATGACGTAAGTTCTAAGCCACCTGCGACGATCGAATGGGAATAA